Proteins co-encoded in one Desulfitobacterium hafniense DCB-2 genomic window:
- a CDS encoding Fic family protein, translated as MKQRLLARLLEEKEMKLKGGLYHRTQIKLAYNSNRIEGSHLSEEQTRYIYETNTITMEPNEAASVDDIIETVNHFFCFDYMLANVDGELSEGMLKEFHRLLKGRTSDERKEWFRVGDYKTRPNMVGDMETTAPSEVGKLLSDYHDKEKVTIEDIVDFHHRFESIHPFQDGNGRVGRIIMFKECLKHDIMPLIIDHEHKVFYYRGLKEYKREKGYLRDTCLSAQDQYAAMAAYFYPDIIQPGQDIN; from the coding sequence ATGAAACAACGCTTATTGGCTCGGCTGCTGGAAGAAAAGGAAATGAAGCTGAAAGGCGGTCTATACCATCGGACCCAGATCAAACTGGCCTATAACTCCAACCGGATTGAAGGCAGCCACCTTTCTGAAGAACAGACCCGGTATATTTATGAAACGAACACGATCACTATGGAACCGAATGAAGCGGCGAGCGTTGACGATATTATTGAAACAGTCAATCACTTTTTCTGCTTTGATTATATGCTTGCCAATGTGGATGGGGAACTGTCGGAAGGAATGCTCAAAGAATTCCACCGGCTCCTGAAAGGTCGTACGTCGGATGAGCGCAAGGAATGGTTTCGGGTCGGAGATTATAAAACAAGACCGAATATGGTTGGGGACATGGAGACAACGGCACCGTCGGAGGTCGGCAAACTTCTTTCCGATTATCATGATAAAGAGAAGGTTACCATAGAGGATATTGTCGATTTCCATCATCGGTTTGAGAGTATACATCCCTTTCAGGATGGTAATGGACGAGTGGGCCGAATCATTATGTTTAAGGAATGCCTGAAGCATGATATCATGCCCTTGATCATTGACCATGAGCATAAGGTGTTTTATTACCGTGGCCTCAAGGAATACAAAAGAGAAAAAGGATATCTAAGGGATACCTGCCTGTCGGCACAGGATCAATACGCGGCAATGGCAGCCTATTTCTATCCCGACATAATTCAGCCGGGGCAGGATATAAATTAG
- a CDS encoding SLC13 family permease: MNKNKPVTEVVESEGEVSTKKHIYSLIGFVIVAVFWIMPPIEPLTPLGMKVAGTFFAMIVWWSTVGAIWPSICGLLLIGLSGYAGGGAEGFTSVFTSAFSNNVVLLVMFAMVLFGAFAASGAPKYIARWVLTRKVINGRPYVFMAFVFLIGFFMAGFTSSVATLIILWPITLRLMEALEVDSDDEIWAYFFVGLFLMINFGRPIFSYKGTIAALLGTYNELSGSTDPAIFLQFMILLTIMGLLFLAAYLLVLKFMVRPDVSKLRGVSVEKMAAEQQLPPIELPQKLYLWMIPIYIFMLVAPSVLPNTNPIGAFLETIGPLGVTVFWVVFFNIVHFQNRQLLEYKEVAAKYFNWGVFFMVPASLYGANALTSDATGFKEFLTQILTPILGGQSEILFIAILFAFALFISNFANNTAIALIMMPIFFVFCEQMSLNPKPGAMILSAIVFVTMLTPGASPQAALMFARRDIYKTKDIVRIGFPVSVIALLFYIFIGYPLAKILFL; the protein is encoded by the coding sequence ATGAATAAGAACAAACCGGTCACGGAAGTAGTCGAAAGCGAAGGGGAAGTATCCACCAAAAAGCACATTTACAGCCTCATCGGTTTTGTCATTGTGGCTGTATTTTGGATTATGCCTCCCATTGAACCTCTCACACCGCTGGGGATGAAAGTTGCCGGCACCTTTTTCGCTATGATTGTTTGGTGGTCGACTGTCGGTGCCATATGGCCCAGTATATGCGGACTGCTGCTTATTGGTCTATCCGGTTATGCCGGAGGAGGTGCAGAGGGATTTACAAGTGTTTTCACCAGCGCATTCAGTAACAATGTAGTCTTGCTCGTCATGTTTGCTATGGTTTTGTTCGGCGCTTTTGCTGCGTCTGGCGCTCCCAAATATATTGCCCGTTGGGTCCTGACCAGAAAAGTTATCAATGGCCGTCCCTATGTGTTTATGGCCTTCGTGTTTTTGATCGGTTTTTTCATGGCCGGTTTCACGTCGAGCGTTGCTACCCTAATAATACTATGGCCCATTACCCTGCGCTTGATGGAGGCTCTGGAAGTTGATTCGGACGATGAAATTTGGGCCTATTTCTTTGTTGGATTATTTCTTATGATCAATTTTGGGAGGCCGATCTTCTCTTATAAAGGTACGATTGCCGCTCTCTTAGGCACGTATAATGAATTGAGCGGCAGCACGGATCCGGCCATTTTTTTGCAATTCATGATTCTACTCACCATTATGGGTCTCTTGTTTCTGGCCGCCTATCTGCTCGTGCTAAAATTTATGGTTCGTCCTGATGTCAGCAAATTACGAGGCGTCAGCGTCGAAAAAATGGCAGCGGAACAACAATTGCCCCCGATAGAACTGCCCCAAAAGCTATATTTGTGGATGATCCCGATTTACATTTTCATGCTGGTGGCTCCCTCCGTCCTGCCCAACACCAATCCCATTGGGGCATTCCTGGAGACCATAGGTCCCTTGGGCGTAACTGTCTTCTGGGTTGTTTTTTTTAACATTGTTCACTTTCAAAACCGCCAACTATTGGAGTATAAAGAGGTGGCTGCCAAATACTTTAACTGGGGCGTATTTTTCATGGTCCCGGCCTCTCTTTACGGCGCCAATGCGCTGACCAGCGATGCCACTGGTTTTAAAGAGTTCTTGACTCAGATCTTGACCCCAATCTTGGGCGGGCAATCGGAGATACTCTTTATTGCCATCCTGTTCGCCTTTGCTTTGTTCATAAGCAACTTCGCCAACAACACTGCCATAGCGCTTATTATGATGCCGATTTTCTTTGTCTTTTGTGAACAAATGAGTCTTAATCCAAAGCCGGGGGCCATGATCTTAAGCGCGATAGTCTTTGTGACCATGCTAACCCCAGGCGCGTCTCCTCAAGCGGCTCTGATGTTTGCACGTAGGGATATTTACAAAACCAAAGACATTGTGCGGATTGGTTTCCCGGTCTCGGTTATTGCACTGCTTTTCTATATCTTTATCGGTTATCCTTTGGCTAAAATATTGTTCCTCTAG
- a CDS encoding aryl-sulfate sulfotransferase, whose translation MGQPSIHPTGVTIYDPEKAWSGYTIMPVAGVGAVLIDMNGNVIRNWVNLQGFPNKLLPGGQVFGHLGIRDTAFGYQDQTDLVQVDWDGNVVWKFDKKEYIEDSAYEPRWMARQHHDYQREGNPVGSYVPGMECSLDDGNTLLLCHETIYKKRISDKRLLDDCFIEVDWEGNILWSWRASDHFKEMNFSEAAKNALYRNPNMLKNGGGMGDWLHINSMSYLGPNQWYDAGDERFHPENIIWSAREANISAIIDKKSGAIVWQMGPDFFATKELRRIGQIIGQHHVHMIPRGLPGEGNILVFDNGGWAGYGLPNNTSFDGVKVNIMDRSRILEIDPVTMEVVWSVTASKLGYGRPGILDYRFYSPLGGSAQRLPNGNTLITEGVGARLFEVTPELEIVWEYWAPFEAKVDYIYRAYRYPYSYVPQVPIPMETPIPRLDNRRFRVPEAAACTVENVVDVAGTTGYAKKMDMCVSNLK comes from the coding sequence TTGGGTCAACCTTCTATACACCCCACCGGGGTCACCATCTATGATCCTGAAAAAGCCTGGAGTGGCTATACCATCATGCCCGTCGCCGGTGTGGGGGCCGTTCTAATCGATATGAACGGCAATGTCATCCGCAACTGGGTGAACCTCCAGGGATTTCCCAACAAATTGTTGCCTGGTGGCCAGGTATTTGGACACTTGGGGATTCGGGACACAGCTTTTGGTTATCAAGACCAAACAGATCTAGTGCAAGTTGATTGGGACGGTAATGTAGTCTGGAAATTTGACAAAAAAGAATACATTGAAGATTCGGCATACGAGCCACGCTGGATGGCCAGACAGCACCACGATTATCAGCGGGAAGGCAACCCAGTCGGCAGTTATGTCCCCGGCATGGAATGCAGTCTAGACGATGGCAACACCTTACTTCTTTGCCACGAAACAATTTACAAAAAGAGAATTTCTGACAAGCGCCTGTTGGACGATTGCTTTATCGAAGTAGACTGGGAAGGCAACATCCTTTGGTCATGGCGGGCAAGTGATCACTTTAAAGAAATGAATTTCTCCGAGGCTGCAAAAAACGCGTTGTACCGTAACCCTAATATGCTTAAAAACGGTGGCGGGATGGGAGATTGGCTCCATATCAATTCCATGAGCTATCTTGGCCCCAACCAATGGTACGATGCCGGCGACGAACGGTTCCATCCCGAAAACATCATCTGGAGTGCTCGTGAAGCTAATATTAGCGCCATCATCGACAAGAAAAGCGGTGCTATTGTGTGGCAGATGGGACCTGATTTTTTCGCCACCAAAGAATTGAGGCGCATCGGTCAGATTATCGGACAGCATCATGTTCATATGATTCCGAGAGGCTTGCCTGGTGAGGGCAATATCCTGGTTTTTGATAACGGCGGTTGGGCTGGTTATGGTCTGCCTAATAACACCTCTTTCGACGGCGTGAAAGTCAACATCATGGATCGTTCCAGGATCTTAGAAATTGATCCTGTTACCATGGAGGTGGTTTGGTCAGTTACCGCCAGCAAGTTGGGATACGGTCGCCCCGGTATTCTTGATTATCGTTTCTATAGTCCGTTGGGCGGCTCCGCGCAGAGGCTTCCGAATGGCAATACACTGATTACGGAAGGCGTTGGCGCTCGTCTTTTTGAAGTTACCCCGGAGTTAGAAATCGTCTGGGAGTATTGGGCACCATTTGAAGCTAAGGTTGACTACATTTACCGGGCTTACCGTTATCCTTATAGCTATGTTCCACAGGTTCCCATTCCGATGGAAACTCCGATCCCTAGGCTGGATAACCGCCGCTTCCGGGTACCGGAAGCGGCAGCGTGTACTGTTGAAAACGTCGTAGATGTGGCAGGAACAACCGGCTATGCTAAAAAAATGGATATGTGCGTATCCAATCTTAAATAA
- a CDS encoding aryl-sulfate sulfotransferase: MGYSFVHPTGVTLYNPEKAFNGYTLMSIRELGAGLIDMNGNVVRLWKDLHGFPNKLLPGGYVIGSLGIRDPAYGYQDQTDLVQVDWEGNVVWKFNRLEYIEDPDNKPQWMVRQHHDYQRDGNPVGYYIPGMECRTDGGNTLILCHENLFNTKISEKRLLDDCFIEVDWEGNILWSWRASDHFEEMNFSDAAKNAMYRNPNMLENGGGMGDWLHINSMSYLGPNQWYDAGDERFHPENIIWDGREANISAIIDKKSGVIVWQMGPDFSATKELRRIGQIIGQHHVHMIPKGLPGAGNILIFDNGSWGGYGTPSNVSKDGIKADHADRSRVIELNPVTMEVVWQLTASELGYKPAGIFDYRFYSPLTSSAQRLPNGNTLITEGTGFRVFEVTADHEVVWEFWSPFTNAVAPTVYRTYRYPYSYVPHLAKPQETPIPRLDIKTFRVPGAAAGQLANQIKVAGTTGYGDKQELCVSFGEEL; this comes from the coding sequence ATGGGTTATTCTTTCGTTCACCCTACGGGAGTTACCTTATATAATCCGGAAAAAGCTTTCAACGGCTACACGTTAATGTCTATAAGAGAGTTGGGAGCCGGTCTGATCGATATGAACGGGAATGTGGTACGGTTGTGGAAAGATTTGCACGGCTTTCCCAACAAATTGCTGCCCGGCGGTTATGTCATTGGCAGCCTGGGTATTCGGGATCCGGCGTATGGGTACCAGGATCAGACGGACTTGGTGCAGGTTGACTGGGAAGGTAATGTGGTTTGGAAATTCAATAGGCTGGAGTATATCGAAGATCCCGACAACAAACCACAATGGATGGTCAGACAGCACCACGACTACCAACGTGACGGCAATCCGGTCGGTTATTATATTCCGGGCATGGAGTGCCGAACTGACGGCGGTAATACTCTCATCCTTTGCCATGAAAATTTATTCAATACCAAAATTTCCGAAAAACGTTTGCTAGATGACTGCTTTATCGAAGTAGACTGGGAAGGCAACATCCTTTGGTCATGGCGGGCCAGCGATCATTTTGAAGAAATGAACTTCTCTGATGCGGCTAAAAATGCTATGTACCGCAACCCTAATATGCTGGAAAACGGCGGCGGGATGGGAGATTGGCTCCATATCAATTCCATGAGCTATCTTGGCCCCAACCAATGGTACGATGCCGGCGACGAACGGTTCCATCCGGAAAACATCATCTGGGACGGTCGTGAAGCTAACATTAGCGCCATCATCGACAAGAAAAGCGGTGTCATTGTCTGGCAAATGGGGCCTGATTTTTCCGCCACCAAAGAATTGCGGCGCATCGGTCAAATTATCGGACAGCATCATGTCCATATGATTCCAAAAGGCTTGCCTGGCGCGGGTAATATCCTGATTTTTGACAACGGAAGTTGGGGGGGTTACGGGACTCCCAGCAACGTGTCAAAAGACGGCATTAAAGCCGACCACGCCGATCGATCCAGAGTGATTGAATTAAATCCTGTCACGATGGAAGTTGTTTGGCAGTTGACCGCTAGTGAGCTGGGTTATAAACCAGCCGGTATCTTTGACTACCGTTTCTACAGCCCTCTGACAAGCTCTGCCCAGCGTCTGCCCAATGGCAATACGCTTATTACAGAAGGTACTGGTTTTCGGGTTTTCGAAGTTACCGCGGATCATGAGGTGGTTTGGGAATTCTGGTCGCCCTTCACTAATGCTGTTGCGCCAACTGTCTATCGGACTTACCGCTATCCATACAGCTATGTGCCACACCTGGCAAAGCCCCAGGAAACCCCAATCCCCCGATTGGATATCAAGACCTTCAGGGTACCTGGTGCGGCCGCAGGTCAGCTGGCAAACCAGATTAAGGTTGCCGGAACCACCGGTTACGGTGATAAACAGGAACTTTGCGTATCTTTCGGCGAGGAACTTTAG
- a CDS encoding SLC13 family permease: MPLNKTHIYTLIGFIIIAVFWVMPPIEPLTPMGMKVAGTFFAMIIWWSTVSTIWPSICGLLFIGLSGYAGNGAKGFTSVFTSAFGNNIVLLVMVAMVLFGAFTASGAPKYIARWILTRKILNGRPYVFMALVFAAAFFITGVTSAVATLILMWPITLRLMEGLDVNSDDQIWPYFFVGLFLVINFARSVFPYKGVMVAILGTYNELSGNADPIIFVQFMVFLTIMGFLFTSLYLLGLKFIIRPDVSKLRDVSVEKLAAGQELPPIGLPQKLYLAMIPIYIFMLMAPSVLPTSNPIVAFLETIGPLGVTVFWVVFFSIVHFQNRQLLEYKEVAAKHFNWGVFFMIPSSLYGSAALASDATGFKDLLIQILTPFLSGKSELLFIAILFTFAVFISSFANNAAIALLMMPIIFVFCEQFGIDPKSAAMVLSAIVFLAMLTPGASPQAAMTFGNKDIYKTKDILRIGFPVTVIALLLYIFIGYPLAKILFL; encoded by the coding sequence ATGCCTTTGAACAAAACTCATATCTATACTCTCATCGGCTTTATCATTATTGCTGTATTTTGGGTTATGCCTCCAATTGAACCTCTTACACCGATGGGGATGAAAGTTGCCGGAACCTTTTTCGCTATGATTATTTGGTGGTCGACTGTCAGCACCATATGGCCCAGTATATGCGGATTGCTGTTTATTGGTCTGTCTGGCTATGCCGGAAACGGTGCCAAGGGATTTACAAGTGTTTTTACCAGCGCATTTGGTAACAATATAGTCCTGCTCGTCATGGTTGCCATGGTTTTGTTCGGCGCCTTTACCGCGTCCGGCGCTCCCAAGTATATTGCCCGTTGGATTCTAACCAGAAAGATTCTCAATGGCCGTCCCTATGTGTTTATGGCTCTGGTGTTTGCTGCCGCTTTTTTCATAACCGGTGTCACGTCTGCTGTTGCTACGCTGATATTGATGTGGCCGATTACCTTGCGATTAATGGAAGGCCTGGATGTCAATTCGGATGATCAGATTTGGCCTTATTTCTTTGTTGGGTTGTTTCTTGTAATCAATTTTGCGAGATCCGTCTTCCCTTACAAAGGTGTGATGGTCGCTATCTTAGGTACGTATAATGAGTTGAGCGGCAATGCGGATCCGATAATTTTCGTGCAATTTATGGTTTTTCTCACCATTATGGGTTTCCTGTTTACGTCGCTCTATTTGCTCGGGCTAAAATTCATTATTCGTCCTGATGTCAGCAAATTACGAGACGTCAGCGTTGAAAAATTGGCAGCGGGACAAGAATTGCCCCCGATAGGTCTGCCCCAAAAGCTGTATTTAGCAATGATTCCGATTTACATTTTCATGCTAATGGCTCCTTCTGTCCTGCCCACCAGCAATCCCATTGTGGCATTCCTGGAGACCATCGGTCCCTTGGGCGTAACTGTCTTCTGGGTTGTTTTCTTTAGCATTGTTCACTTTCAAAACCGCCAGCTATTGGAGTATAAAGAAGTGGCTGCCAAACACTTTAACTGGGGCGTATTTTTCATGATCCCATCCTCGCTTTACGGCTCTGCTGCTCTGGCCAGCGATGCCACTGGTTTTAAAGATTTATTAATTCAGATCCTGACTCCATTTTTAAGCGGGAAATCGGAGCTGCTCTTTATTGCTATTTTGTTCACCTTTGCTGTGTTCATAAGTAGCTTTGCCAACAACGCTGCCATAGCTCTCCTTATGATGCCGATTATCTTCGTCTTCTGTGAACAATTTGGTATTGATCCAAAATCGGCGGCCATGGTCTTAAGCGCAATTGTATTTTTGGCCATGCTAACCCCTGGCGCTTCTCCTCAAGCTGCCATGACGTTTGGAAACAAGGATATTTATAAGACCAAAGATATTCTGCGTATTGGTTTCCCGGTTACTGTTATTGCCTTACTTTTATATATCTTTATCGGTTATCCTTTGGCTAAAATATTGTTCCTTTAG
- a CDS encoding thioredoxin family protein: MPIQQLDFDSFEEIIYDEGEPCLVVYSRKSCHVCKEVVPEIEELAPKYKGEFGFYYVDVEEDQALFQRFSLKGVPQILFFNDGEYKGKMAGKAEGDQIEEKIAEVMKG, translated from the coding sequence ATGCCTATACAACAACTCGATTTCGATAGTTTTGAAGAAATTATCTATGATGAAGGTGAACCTTGCCTGGTCGTTTACTCTAGAAAAAGCTGCCATGTCTGCAAGGAAGTCGTACCTGAAATAGAAGAATTAGCTCCCAAGTATAAGGGCGAATTTGGCTTTTATTATGTAGATGTGGAAGAGGACCAAGCTTTGTTTCAACGATTTTCTCTTAAAGGGGTTCCGCAGATCCTTTTTTTCAATGATGGCGAGTATAAAGGGAAAATGGCCGGAAAGGCAGAAGGGGATCAAATAGAAGAAAAGATTGCAGAAGTGATGAAAGGTTAA
- a CDS encoding LysR family transcriptional regulator has translation MRLEQLRYLVEISHTRSITIAADNLFMSQPSLSIAMSSLEKELGVKLFIRSKTGVTPTAVGAEILELSQDALMKIEKIYVVASKEQKTEQLNIRALPAINCGIMPKALSKFQNSHPSIRTYVREDKTQTILSTLFQQGKDKTRNFGIVSISDAVNALFEDRFAESGVAKEYLCSDEQVCFVGAAHPLAEKKQITQSEIHKLPKIRYQYYENEPNDYYASLIRSTNDKSFQSMYTTEPVLTVGTVDSLKKLVAENLGVAIMPSILAYGDNYFQSGQLKILKFSDITIPMHYYIVYKAKYPLNPIEKAFIHYVKEVFQEFNDMRAQFEI, from the coding sequence ATGCGACTTGAGCAATTGCGTTATCTTGTGGAAATCAGCCATACCCGCTCTATCACAATAGCGGCCGATAATTTGTTTATGTCTCAACCAAGTTTAAGCATTGCTATGTCATCCTTGGAGAAAGAGCTGGGCGTCAAGTTGTTTATACGTTCCAAAACCGGTGTTACCCCCACCGCGGTTGGTGCAGAGATCCTCGAGTTGTCTCAGGATGCTTTGATGAAAATCGAAAAAATTTACGTTGTCGCTTCTAAAGAACAAAAAACCGAGCAGCTTAACATACGCGCCCTCCCAGCTATTAACTGCGGCATTATGCCTAAAGCTTTATCAAAATTTCAAAATAGCCATCCTTCGATCCGAACCTACGTCCGAGAAGATAAAACGCAAACCATATTAAGCACTTTATTTCAACAAGGGAAAGATAAGACTCGCAATTTCGGTATTGTCAGTATAAGTGACGCTGTAAATGCCCTTTTTGAAGACAGATTCGCTGAATCAGGTGTAGCTAAAGAGTATCTGTGTTCTGATGAGCAGGTCTGTTTTGTCGGTGCCGCTCATCCCTTAGCTGAAAAAAAACAAATTACGCAAAGTGAGATCCACAAGTTACCCAAGATAAGGTATCAATATTATGAAAATGAGCCTAACGACTATTATGCTTCCCTCATAAGATCGACAAATGATAAGTCCTTTCAATCTATGTACACTACAGAACCTGTTTTAACAGTCGGTACGGTGGACAGCTTGAAAAAACTTGTAGCCGAAAATCTCGGCGTGGCCATTATGCCTAGCATTCTTGCTTACGGTGACAATTATTTTCAAAGTGGCCAACTTAAGATCCTGAAATTTTCCGATATTACTATACCAATGCATTACTATATTGTTTATAAAGCCAAATATCCGTTGAATCCAATTGAGAAGGCCTTTATCCATTATGTAAAGGAAGTTTTTCAGGAGTTTAACGATATGAGGGCTCAATTTGAAATTTGA
- a CDS encoding cobalamin B12-binding domain-containing protein, producing the protein MTKIKEIAKAVAGGKIKVVPGLVQQALDEGIAANEIIGGMTDAMNEVGQKFSAGEIYVPEMLVAAKAMKAGVEILKGKMTEGEGAKAGKCIIGTVAGDLHDIGKNLVAMMIESAGYEVIDLGVDVPADKFIETINANPDCHVVACSALLTTTLESLKNTVAAITAAGLRNQVKILVGGAPVRQSYADHIGADGYASDAPGAARKVKEMYTCFS; encoded by the coding sequence ATGACAAAAATAAAAGAGATCGCAAAGGCCGTAGCAGGTGGAAAGATTAAAGTTGTTCCTGGACTGGTTCAGCAGGCACTTGATGAAGGAATCGCAGCTAATGAAATTATTGGCGGAATGACCGATGCTATGAATGAGGTAGGTCAAAAATTTTCAGCGGGAGAGATTTATGTTCCAGAAATGCTTGTAGCCGCAAAGGCGATGAAGGCAGGTGTGGAAATCCTAAAAGGCAAGATGACAGAAGGTGAGGGAGCGAAAGCGGGCAAATGCATAATTGGTACCGTGGCCGGTGACTTGCATGACATAGGCAAAAACCTCGTCGCTATGATGATAGAGAGTGCCGGCTACGAAGTAATTGATCTAGGAGTTGATGTACCTGCTGACAAATTTATTGAAACGATTAATGCCAATCCCGACTGTCACGTTGTCGCATGTTCAGCGCTGCTTACAACGACTTTAGAATCCTTAAAAAATACCGTCGCAGCAATAACTGCAGCAGGTTTGCGAAATCAGGTGAAAATTCTTGTCGGTGGAGCCCCTGTAAGACAATCTTATGCAGATCACATCGGTGCAGACGGATATGCCTCCGACGCACCAGGTGCTGCTCGGAAAGTGAAAGAAATGTATACTTGTTTTAGCTAA
- a CDS encoding uroporphyrinogen decarboxylase family protein, giving the protein MTITPRENMLLVYQHKVPEFLPLMKDIQYIRTVEPGFLHVVYEGKATGSNDAVDWFGQNWKFEPKIGAFNPDATQYIVKDITKWKEYVNIPDVEEIDWEAKFSTDAISLDRNKFIIVKDGQGPWERAFSMTPIADLLCDLIIEPEACYEFFGIIADHKIKLHNHYIKYYKPDALCMHDDYGSGQGLFMSPDTWRQLIKPHLQRIIDNVTSQGVMYEHHCCGVMAPLAEEIADMGASSWNVVHVSNNTYACKQKFGDKLALVGGICDGQFLDLAGMTAEEICAHVREVADKMLPGVGTVISVKTVAHPERTKIIEDELLKYGQSFFKVKRPS; this is encoded by the coding sequence ATGACTATAACACCTAGAGAAAATATGTTGCTTGTCTATCAACATAAAGTACCGGAATTTCTACCTTTGATGAAAGATATTCAATATATTCGCACTGTTGAGCCTGGTTTTTTGCATGTGGTATACGAAGGAAAAGCCACAGGTTCAAATGATGCAGTCGATTGGTTCGGACAAAATTGGAAGTTTGAGCCAAAGATAGGCGCATTTAATCCCGATGCAACTCAGTATATAGTCAAAGATATTACAAAATGGAAGGAATATGTTAATATTCCCGATGTTGAGGAGATAGACTGGGAAGCTAAATTTTCAACCGATGCTATAAGTTTAGACAGAAATAAGTTTATAATAGTCAAGGATGGCCAAGGACCGTGGGAACGAGCCTTTTCCATGACGCCAATAGCGGATCTTCTTTGTGATTTGATAATTGAGCCCGAGGCATGTTACGAATTTTTTGGAATCATTGCTGACCATAAAATCAAGCTTCATAATCATTATATTAAATATTACAAGCCCGATGCATTGTGCATGCACGACGACTACGGTTCGGGACAGGGGCTATTCATGTCGCCTGATACCTGGCGCCAACTTATTAAGCCACATTTGCAACGAATCATTGATAATGTTACATCTCAGGGAGTAATGTATGAACACCATTGCTGCGGAGTTATGGCTCCTCTGGCGGAAGAAATAGCTGATATGGGCGCATCCTCATGGAATGTTGTCCATGTCTCTAATAATACCTATGCGTGCAAGCAGAAGTTTGGTGATAAACTTGCATTAGTAGGCGGGATTTGTGACGGCCAATTCTTAGACTTAGCCGGTATGACGGCAGAGGAGATATGCGCACACGTACGTGAAGTTGCGGATAAGATGCTTCCGGGTGTAGGTACTGTAATTTCAGTAAAGACTGTGGCACATCCTGAAAGAACAAAAATCATTGAAGATGAGCTGCTTAAATACGGTCAGTCATTCTTTAAAGTAAAAAGGCCTTCCTAA
- a CDS encoding DUF3102 domain-containing protein, translated as MRIYREFGPKSASPGVSLPDSNPDSNLSFSQAVILLGIPAEEREEFLACHDVENMSKRELQAAVQEKKQSTELVPVVKITPKLRKIQPKTVQPTAETYTESMKHDEQFALHRDNLISAYSELLKTLVAQSRIDTTRKEVNQKKALGNCDQHGCDTAGISPRD; from the coding sequence ATGCGGATCTATCGGGAATTCGGGCCTAAATCCGCCTCACCCGGCGTGAGCTTGCCAGATTCGAATCCAGATTCGAATCTTAGTTTCTCCCAGGCGGTTATCCTCCTGGGAATTCCGGCGGAGGAGCGGGAAGAATTTTTGGCCTGCCATGATGTTGAAAACATGAGCAAACGAGAACTGCAGGCAGCTGTTCAGGAAAAGAAACAGAGCACGGAACTGGTCCCGGTCGTCAAGATAACTCCAAAGCTGAGAAAAATACAGCCCAAAACCGTGCAGCCAACCGCCGAAACCTACACCGAAAGCATGAAGCATGACGAGCAATTTGCCCTGCACCGCGACAACCTGATCAGCGCCTATAGTGAGCTGCTGAAAACACTCGTTGCCCAGAGCAGGATAGACACGACGCGGAAGGAAGTCAACCAGAAAAAGGCCTTGGGAAATTGCGACCAACATGGTTGCGACACTGCAGGAATATCCCCTCGCGATTAG